Proteins from one Impatiens glandulifera chromosome 2, dImpGla2.1, whole genome shotgun sequence genomic window:
- the LOC124924068 gene encoding uncharacterized protein LOC124924068, whose product MCILCVIQKWSRRVATMLPWLVIPLIGLWALSQLLPPAFRFEITSPRLACVFVLLVTLFWYEILMPQLSAWRARRNARLRERKRFEAIEMQKLRKTATRRCRNCLTPYRDQNPGGGRFMCSYCGHNSKRPVLDLPVLPGLGFSNSGILKDLVGKGGNILNGKAWSDNSLTSRQDWLENGNWVSGKLNGNSYGQKNSVDFFSCDEDCMAEKSYSCVVIFSCKITSVLFWSIGWFWSKVFRASWSRDVSSSDTEDKGLLARQGENGENFQESRVEKARRKAEEKRQARVERELLEEEERKQKEEVARLVEERRKLRDEKMEVEKDCKNGLTSSTEKNIKKEAEKKRQERKKEKDKASSKSSSDAEEIEKRGGKENERKGDNDKPDLHRSGAENGKNYGTGVLYGNKITTNSDHGRGNAGSHYLDRMKGTILSSSKAFGSNGFFRRSVNTSPMVSRESKSGGFVDHINTSTNRNDLSLPGKPNIIGDDKSSSQPVLIEPLPIAAPKKSWQQLFTRSSAVPPPVSNVISRPNSKPQIEVHSPPFCQTTSITYDNPISFGFPSPFTLPTETMFAARDLLPEESDIFEDPCYVPDPVSLLGPVSESLENFQLDLDTGLIGSEKLRSLRSISSAISEISRPSPIERSCNSNRSPKAVSNNVQEFHNFPVEASSHSKEQGTYQMWNTSPLFPHELNIPGKEDVMHQLFAHKTTASLFPNDKSTISGIHSHNNFLHSQNAGTFGTSIFGPADIPWGQKTLSGLENQFSVDIREEVPQKEIMCGSSPPIGSTSHPPQSNCWTKKEWVDGSKEVVGKSTIGSQHHHHHPVGSLFSPPEVGSLWSSSSYG is encoded by the exons ATGTGTATATTGTGTGTGATTCAGAAGTGGTCTCGTCGAGTTGCTACCATGCTCCCATGGCTAGTAATTCCTCTAATTGGACTTTGGGCTCTGTCTCAGCTGTTGCCACCTGCCTTTCGGTTTGAAATCACTTCCCCCAGGTTGGCTTGTGTATTTGTGTTGTTGGTTACTCTATTCTGGTATGAGATCCTTATGCCACAGTTGTCAGCATGGAGGGCACGAAGGAATGCACGTCTCAGGGAAAGGAAGAGATTTGAGGCCATCGAAATGCAGAAGCTTCGGAAGACTGCAACCCGGAGGTGCAGGAATTGTTTGACTCCATACCGAGACCAGAATCCTGGTGGGGGGAGGTTTATGTGTTCATATTGTGGTCATAATTCAAAAAGGCCCGTTTTAGATCTCCCAGTACTGCCTGGTCTTGGTTTTTCAAATTCTGGAATATTGAAAGATTTAGTAGGCAAAGGTGGAAACATCTTAAATGGAAAGGCATGGTCTGATAATAGTTTGACTTCTCGTCAAGATTGGTTGGAGAATGGTAATTGGGTCAGTGGAAAGCTTAATGGGAACAGTTATGGGCAGAAGAACAGTGTTGATTTTTTCAGCTGTGATGAGGATTGTATGGCAGAAAAGTCTTATTCTTGTGTGGTGATATTCTCCTGCAAGATAACATCAGTTTTGTTCTGGAGCATCGGATGGTTTTGGAGTAAGGTCTTTAGGGCTAGTTGGTCAAGAGATGTTTCTTCATCGGATACAGAGGACAAGGGATTGTTGGCAAGGCAAGGTGAAAATGGGGAGAATTTCCAAGAGAGTAGAGTAGAAAAGGCTCGTAGAAAAGCAGAAGAGAAAAGACAAGCTAGGGTAGAGAGAGAGTtattggaggaggaggagagaaAGCAAAAAGAGGAGGTTGCAAGGCTGGTGGAGGAACGCCGTAAACTTAGGGATGAAAAGATGGAAGTTGAGAAGGATTGTAAGAATGGGTTAACTAGTTCTACTGAAAAGAATATTAAGAAGGAAGCTGAGAAGAAACGACaggaaagaaagaaggaaaaagaCAAGGCTTCTAGTAAAAGCAGTTCTGATGCAGAGGAAATTGAAAAACGAGGTGGTAAGGAAAATGAACGGAAGGGTGATAATGATAAGCCGGATTTACATAGATCTGGAGCAGAAAATGGCAAAAATTATGGCACAGGAGTGTTATATGGGAATAAGATCACTACTAATAGCGATCATGGCAGGGGGAATGCTGGTTCACATTACCTGGACAGAATGAAGGGTACTATTTTATCCTCCTCCAAAGCTTTTGGTAGCAACGGTTTCTTCAGGAGGAGTGTTAACACTTCTCCCATGGTTTCAAGAGAAAGCAAGTCGGGTGGGTTTGTAGATCACATTAACACATCTACAAATAGAAATGATCTTTCTCTACCTGGAAAACCAAATATCATTGGTGATGATAAGAGCAGCAGTCAACCT GTACTCATTGAACCACTACCAATAGCAGCCCCAAAGAAATCATGGCAACAACTGTTTACCCGCTCATCAGCTGTTCCTCCTCCTGTTTCAAATGTTATAAGCAGACCTAATTCAAAGCCCCAGATAGAAGTGCACAGCCCTCCCTTTTGTCAGACCACATCGATAACATATGATAACCCCATTAGCTTTGGATTTCCATCTCCCTTTACCTTGCCTACTGAAACCATGTTTGCTGCTCGTGATCTCTTACCTGAAGAATCTGACATTTTTGAAGATCCATGTTATGTTCCAGACCCAGTATCTCTACTTGGGCCTGTTTCAGAATCACTGGAAAATTTTCAGTTAGATTTAGACACTGGGTTAATTGGATCAGAAAAGCTACGTTCTTTAAGGAGCATATCATCTGCAATATCAGAAATCAGTAGACCGTCTCCAATTGAAAGAAGTTGTAATTCTAATCGATCACCCAAGGCAGTATCTAATAATGTCCAGGAGTTTCACAACTTCCCAGTTGAAGCTTCAAGCCATTCAAAGGAACAGGGAACTTATCAGATGTGGAACACTTCTCCTCTGTTTCCTCATGAACTCAATATACCAGGCAAGGAAGATGTGATGCATCAACTTTTTGCACATAAAACTACAGCGTCACTGTTTCCCAATGATAAGAGCACTATTTCTGGCATTCATTCCCATAACAACTTCCTTCACAGCCAAAATGCTGGGACATTTGGTACTTCGATTTTTGGTCCAGCTGATATTCCGTGGGGGCAAAAAACATTAAGTGGTTTGGAAAATCAATTTTCTGTGGATATAAGAGAGGAAGTTCCTCAAAAGGAAATTATGTGTGGGAGCAGCCCACCCATTGGATCTACTAGCCATCCGCCCCAATCCAATTGTTGGACCAA GAAGGAATGGGTTGATGGTTCAAAAGAAGTAGTTGGAAAGTCAACA